A window of Ranitomeya variabilis isolate aRanVar5 chromosome 2, aRanVar5.hap1, whole genome shotgun sequence contains these coding sequences:
- the ADM gene encoding pro-adrenomedullin, translated as MYRGDVSSSLGAAYIKEASSPGQAEGREQLTGAPTLDYCSAQQANTSGLFPPRCRNRSSMDLTYVVFLHITYLGFLGSVAGRMEIVRGDHKKWKFLETNRVRRDLQTSVQSPDATSVFSFIKPEDATDSRLPQSSNGAHIRVKRYRHNFGNYQSASKGCKFGTCIVHNLANQIYQYTDKDKDITAPARKMSSQGYGKRRRRSIPNRRLLMPFVDGMFRPQWVNNGKARTFPSAQTLLGILQRTSTQSGLPKTKGKMWQTLLRT; from the exons ATGTACAGAGGAGATGTGAGCTCCTCCCTGGGAGCTGCCTATATAAAGGAGGCGAGCAGCCCAGGACAGGCAGAGGGCAGAGAACAGCTCACAGGAGCCCCAACCCTGGATTATTGCTCCGCACAGCAGGCAAACACCTCTGGATTattccctcctcgctgcag GAATAGATCCAGCATGGACTTGACTTACGTCGTCTTCCTTCACATCACTTATCTCGGCTTCCTCGGCTCAGTCGCCGGAAGGATGGAAATCGTCCGAGGAGACCATAAGAA ATGGAAATTTCTTGAGACGAACCGAGTCAGGAGAGATCTGCAGACGTCTGTCCAAAGTCCTGATGCAACCTCAGTATTTTCTTTCATCAAACCAGAAGATGCGACGGATTCTCGGCTGCCGCAGAGCAG CAATGGCGCCCATATCCGTGTGAAGCGATACAGGCACAATTTCGGTAACTACCAATCGGCGTCCAAAGGCTGCAAATTTGGCACCTGCATCGTCCACAACTTGGCCAACCAAATCTACCAGTATACGGATAAAGACAAGGACATCACAGCCCCGGCCAGGAAAATGAGCTCCCAGGGCTACGGCAAAAGGAGGAGAAGGTCCATCCCCAACAGGAGGCTTCTGATGCCTTTTGTGGATGGCATGTTCAGACCCCAGTGGGTGAACAATGGCAAAGCCAGAACCTTCCCATCTGCCCAGACGCTCCTGGGCATCCTCCAAAGAACATCTACCCAAAGTGGGCTGCCCAAGACCAAAGGCAAAATGTGGCAGACCTTGCTGAGGACTTAA